A window of Thunnus thynnus chromosome 17, fThuThy2.1, whole genome shotgun sequence contains these coding sequences:
- the tmem98 gene encoding transmembrane protein 98: protein METVVIVAIGVLATIFLASFIALVVVCRHRYCHPHDLLHHFDSKPTVDLIGAMETQSEPSELELDDVVITNPHIEAILENEDWIEDASGLVSHCISILKICHTLTEKLVAMTMGSGAKVKAPASLSDIITVAKRISPRVDDVVRSMYPPLDPILLDARATALLLSVSHLVLVTRNACHMSGSMDWIDQSLHAAEDHMVVLREAALASEPDRSIPGADVQREQAI, encoded by the exons ATGGAGACAGTGGTGATCGTGGCCATTGGGGTGTTGGCCACCATTTTCCTGGCCTCCTTCATTGCCCTGGTGGTGGTGTGCAGACACCGCTACTGCCACCCACACGACCTGCTGCACCACTTTGACTCCAA ACCCACAGTCGATCTGATCGGAGCCATGGAGACCCAGAGCGAGCCGTCGGAGCTGGAGCTGGACGACGTGGTCATCACCAACCCTCACATCGAGGCCATCTTAGAGAACGAAGACTGGATAGAAGACGCCTC TGGTTTGGTTTCTCACTGCATCTCTATCCTAAAG ATCTGCCACACTTTGACTGAAAAGTTGGTCGCCATGACAATGGGCTCAGGGGCAAAGGTCAAAGCCCCAGCCAGCCtgagtgacatcatcactgtAGCCAAACGCATCAGCCCGAG GGTGGACGACGTGGTCAGATCCATGTACCCGCCTCTGGATCCAATTCTGCTCGATGCCAG GGCCACTGCTCTCCTCCTTTCAGTCAGCCACCTGGTGCTGGTCACCCGCAACGCCTGTCACATGTCCGGCAGTATGGACTGGATCGACCAGTCGCTCCACGCGGCCGAAGATCACATGGTGGTTTTGCGTGAGGCGGCGCTGGCCTCTGAACCGGACCGAAGCATACCTGGAGCCGACGTACAGAGAGAGCAAGCCATTTAG